From a region of the Alnus glutinosa chromosome 1, dhAlnGlut1.1, whole genome shotgun sequence genome:
- the LOC133872738 gene encoding probable leucine-rich repeat receptor-like protein kinase At2g33170, with the protein MGSERCYVIYFCHSFDQVEGHKMSGNFNSRSILGLRFVVFLFVTSILVPTSEGLNSEGHYLLELKESLLDQRNHLGNWNRTDLTPCGWTGVHCSDGNDPVVYLLVLNSKNLSGVLSPSIGGLVHLKELDLGHNGLTGEIPGEIGNCSVLESLYLNDNKFVGQIPAELGKLSYLIRLNICNNRISGPIPEEFGNLSALVDFVAYTNNLTGSLPRSIGNLKNLTTFRAGQNAISGSIPAEISRCESLKYLGLAENSLRGEIPKEIGMLGWLRDLKLETNQLSGFIPKELGNCTSLLTLALYDNVLVGYIPKEIGNLKSLRNLYLYRNKLNGSIPREIGNLSFGLEIDFSENLLTGDIPSEFSNITNLSLLFLFENQLTGVIPTELTTLRNLTKLDLSINSLTGPIPFGFQNSSNLIQLQLFDNLLIGGIPQELGLFNRLWVVDFSVNQLTGRIPPHLCRHSKLVLLNLESNKLHGNIPAEVLNCQSLVQLRLVGNRLNGTFPSELCKLVNLTAVELDQNMFSGPIPTEIGSCQKLQRLHIAHNHFMSELPKEIGNLSQLVTLNVSSNLLTGQIPPEIIKCKMLQRLDLSENRFTDALPNELGTLLHLELLRLSENNFSGNIPSALGNLHHLTELQMGGNSFSGEIPLELGSLSSLQIALNLSNNNLTGTIPSELGNLNLLVYLLLNNNQLSGGIPSTFGNLKSLLGCNFSYNNLTGSIPQESLFLNMSISSYIGNEGLCGGPLRACGGDSVPSLESADAPGGKIITIIAAAVGGVSLILIVIILYFMRRPAETVPSLQDKEIQSPDSDIYFPPKEWFTFQDLVEATNNFHDSYVVGKGACGTVYKAVMHSGPTIAVKKLASNREGNNIEKSFRAEISTLGKIRHRNIVKLYGFYHHQGSNLLLYEYLARGSLGEMLHGASCSLEWPIRFTVALGAAEGLAYLHHDCKPRIIHRDIKSNNILLDDSFEAHVGDFGLAKVIDMPQSKSVSAVAGSYGYIAPEYAYTMKVTEKCDIYSYGVVLLELLTGKTPVQPLDQGGDLVTWVRNYIRHHSLTSGILDPRLNHEEKSTVDHMLTVLKIALMCTSMSPLDRPSMRQVVVMLMESNE; encoded by the exons ATGGGCTCTGAGAG GTGTTATGTTATCTACTTCTGTCATAGTTTTGATCAAGTGGAGGGCCATAAAATGTCAGGGAATTTCAATTCAAGGAGCATTCTGGGATTGAGGTTTGTTGTTTTCCTGTTTGTTACTTCTATACTTGTTCCTACTTCAGAGGGGTTGAATTCGGAGGGGCACTACCTGCTAGAGCTGAAAGAGAGTCTTCTTGATCAACGTAACCATTTGGGAAATTGGAATCGTACTGATCTCACACCATGTGGATGGACTGGTGTGCATTGCTCTGATGGCAACGATCCGGTTGTCTACTTGCTTGTTTTGAATTCAAAGAACCTTTCTGGAGTCCTGAGCCCTAGCATTGGTGGTTTGGTCCATCTGAAAGAGCTTGATCTTGGTCATAATGGGTTAACTGGAGAAATACCTGGAGAGATTGGAAACTGTTCCGTGTTGGAATCTCTCTATTTGAATGACAATAAGTTTGTTGGGCAAATTCCTGCGGAGTTGGGGAAGCTGTCTTATTTAATACGCTTGAATATATGCAACAATAGAATCTCTGGTCCTATTCCAGAGGAGTTCGGAAACTTGTCCGCGTTAGTTGATTTTGTGGCATATACCAACAATCTAACAGGCTCGTTGCCTCGTTCCATTGGGAATCTTAAGAATCTAACTACATTTAGGGCTGGGCAAAATGCTATTTCTGGTAGCATACCGGCCGAAATAAGTAGATGTGAGAGCTTAAAATATCTTGGTCTTGCCGAAAATAGTTTACGAGGGGAAATACCAAAGGAGATTGGGATGCTTGGGTGGTTGAGAGATCTGAAATTAGAGACTAACCAGCTTTCAGGGTTTATCCCAAAGGAACTTGGGAACTGTACGAGCCTTCTGACTCTTGCTTTGTATGATAATGTTCTCGTGGGATATATACCTAAGGAGATTGGGAACCTCAAATCTTTAAGGAATTTATACCTCTATAGGAATAAGTTGAATGGATCAATTCCGAGGGAGATCGGGAATCTTTCTTTCGGATTAGAAATTGATTTCTCGGAGAACCTTTTGACAGGTGATATCCCCTCGGAGTTCAGCAATATAACAAACCTTAGCTTACTATTCCTTTTCGAGAACCAGCTTACAGGTGTTATACCGACTGAGCTCACTACCTTGAGGAACTTGACAAAGCTTGACCTATCAATTAATTCTCTCACTGGTCCTATTCCTTTTGGATTTCAGAATTCGAGCAACTTGATCCAGCTACAGCTTTTCGATAACCTTCTGATTGGTGGCATTCCTCAGGAGCTTGGTCTTTTTAACCGACTTTGGGTGGTAGATTTCTCAGTTAACCAGCTAACAGGCAGAATACCTCCTCATCTTTGCCGACATTCTAAACTGGTTTTGTTGAATTTGGAATCTAATAAGCTGCATGGAAATATCCCAGCTGAGGTCTTGAACTGCCAATCATTGGTCCAACTTCGGTTGGTTGGAAACAGGCTTAATGGGACATTTCCATCAGAGTTGTGCAAATTAGTGAACCTTACTGCTGTTGAATTGGATCAAAACATGTTCAGTGGTCCAATTCCTACAGAAATTGGAAGCTGCCAGAAGCTGCAGAGACTTCATATTGCACACAATCACTTTATGTCAGAGTTGCCCAAGGAAATAGGAAATCTGTCTCAATTGGTGACTTTAAATGTTTCGTCAAACTTGCTCACGGGACAGATTCCTCCTGAAATTATTAAATGCAAGATGCTTCAACGACTTGATCTCAGCGAAAATAGATTTACAGATGCATTACCAAATGAGCTCGGAACCCTTTTGCATTTGGAGCTTCTCAGattatcagaaaataatttCTCCGGAAACATACCTTCCGCATTGGGAAATCTCCACCATTTGACAGAGTTGCAGATGGGTGGCAACTCATTTTCTGGTGAAATACCTCTCGAGTTGGGTTCCCTTTCAAGCTTGCAGATTGCATTGAATCTCAGTAATAATAATCTCACTGGGACAATACCATCAGAGCTTGGCAATCTTAATTTACTGGTATACCTCCTTCTCAATAATAACCAATTGAGTGGTGGAATTCCCAGCACATTTGGAAACTTGAAGAGTTTGTTGGGGTGCAATTTCTCATACAATAACCTTACTGGATCTATACCTCAAGAATCACTGTTTCTGAACATGAGCATCAGCAGCTACATCGGGAATGAAGGGCTTTGTGGTGGCCCTCTGAGAGCTTGCGGTGGAGATTCTGTTCCTTCCTTGGAAAGTGCTGATGCTCCTGGGGGTAAAATCATTACAATAATTGCAGCTGCTGTAGGTGGTGTTTCTCTCATTCTGATTgtgattattttatatttcatgaGACGTCCAGCAGAGACTGTTCCTTCCTTGCAAGATAAGGAGATTCAATCTCCAGATTCAGATATCTACTTTCCTCCAAAAGAGTGGTTCACTTTCCAAGATCTGGTTGAGGCCACGAACAATTTCCATGACAGCTATGTTGTTGGAAAGGGAGCTTGTGGAACAGTTTATAAAGCAGTTATGCATTCTGGACCGACTATTGCTGTTAAGAAGCTAGCATCTAACAGGGAGGGGAACAACATTGAGAAAAGCTTTCGGGCTGAGATTTCAACTCTTGGGAAGATTAGGCATCGCAATATTGTGAAGCTATATGGTTTTTACCATCATCAGGGCTCCAATCTGCTTCTCTATGAGTATTTGGCAAGGGGCAGCTTGGGTGAAATGCTTCATGGGGCTTCTTGTAGTTTGGAATGGCCAATTCGGTTCACAGTTGCTCTTGGAGCAGCTGAAGGTCTTGCTTATTTACATCATGATTGCAAACCAAGGATTATTCACCGTGATATAAAGTCCAATAATATTCTACTTGATGATAGCTTTGAAGCCCATGTTGGTGACTTTGGTTTGGCAAAAGTAATTGACATGCCTCAATCTAAATCAGTTTCAGCAGTCGCAGGATCATATGGCTACATTGCTCCTG AATATGCATACACTATGAAGGTTACAGAAAAATGTGACATCTACAGCTATGGGGTTGTTCTATTGGAGTTGCTGACTGGGAAAACTCCTGTACAACCACTAGATCAAGGGGGTGATCTTGTCACATGGGTGAGAAACTATATTCGGCATCATTCCTTGACATCTGGGATACTTGACCCCAGATTGAATCATGAAGAAAAAAGTACAGTTGATCACATGCTTACTGTCTTAAAAATTGCTTTGATGTGCACAAGTATGTCCCCTTTGGACCGACCATCAATGCGACAAGTTGTTGTGATGCTGATGGAGTCTAATGAGTGA
- the LOC133870158 gene encoding cyclin-L1-1-like, producing the protein MIYTAIDNFYLTDEQLKDSPSRKDGTDEATETTLRIYGCDLIHESGILLRLPQAVTATGQVLFHRFYCKKSFARFNVKKVAASCVWLASKLEESPRKARQVLIVFHRMECRRENLPIEYLEVGSQKYHDLKTDLSRTERHILKEMGFVCHVEHPHKFISNYLATLETPPELRQEAWNLVVNHNLRTTLCVRFRSEVVACGVVYAAAHRFQVPLPENPPWWIAFDADKSGIDEVCRVLAHLYRPKAQYIPVSKDGNSFTFSSKPTQPVSKMNLSYSLTFNLEDPNSKYTLVRVAVDKLKESKKGDDEPENILVDGQARDEPMPKSNPEHRTEEAFGEIKTSITHH; encoded by the exons ATGATATACACAGCGATTGACAATTTTTACTTAACTGATGAGCAGCTGAAGGACTCGCCTTCTCGGAAAGATGGTACAGATGAAGCGACCGAGACTACCCTACGAATCTATGGCTGTGATCTCATCCATGAAAGTGGCATCTTGCTTAGACT ACCTCAAGCTGTGACGGCCACTGGGCAGGTTCTGTTCCATCGTTTCTATTGCAAGAAATCATTTGCCCGCTTCAATGTGAAG AAAGTCGCAGCGAGCTGTGTGTGGCTTGCATCAAAGCTGGAGGAAAGCCCAAGGAAAGCGAGACAAGTCCTCATTGTTTTCCACAGAATGGAATGTAGGAGGGAGAACTTACCAATAGAGTATTTGGAAGTTGGTTCTCAG AAATATCATGACCTCAAGACAGACTTGAGCAGAACAGAAAGACATATATTGAAAGAGATGGGATTCGTTTGTCATGTCGAACATCCTCATAAATTCATATCCAACTACCTTGCCACCCTTGAAACCCCTCCAGAATTAAGGCAAGAAGCATGGAATCTAGTAGTTAATCACAA TTTGCGCACAACCTTGTGTGTTCGATTCAGGAGTGAGGTTGTGGCTTGTGGAGTTGTCTATGCTGCTGCTCATCGGTTCCAGGTTCCCCTTCCTGAGAATCCACCATGGTGGATTGCATTTGATGCGGACAAGTCTGGGATTGATGAAGTTTGTAGAGTTCTGGCTCACCTGTACAGGCCTAAGGCACAGTACATTCCAGTCTCTAAGGATGGAAACTCTTTTACATTTTCCAGCAAACCAACCCAGCCAGTTTCAAAGATGAATCTATCGtattctttaactttt AATCTagaggatccaaattccaaGTATACATTGGTAAGAGTAGCTGTTGACAAGCTGAAGGAATCTAAGAAAGGTGATGATGAACCAGAGAACATTCTTGTTGATGGACAAGCAAGAGACGAGCCCATGCCAAAATCCAACCCTGAGCACAGAACAGAG GAGGCATTCGGGGAAATCAAGACATCCATCACTCATCACTAG